Proteins encoded together in one Drosophila albomicans strain 15112-1751.03 chromosome 2R, ASM965048v2, whole genome shotgun sequence window:
- the LOC117574450 gene encoding pupal cuticle protein Edg-91 has protein sequence MQIIRPQNLLLLLGICLVFLLHEANAGKLKLLAFKGPHGGFVKVKARTPKLLGLKAGLIGGALGAGLGGGISGGFGGGVNVGGGFGGYGGHSGGYEHHEEHHESHYSSGGSYGGGSYGGGGFGGGGFGGGGLWGK, from the exons atgcaaatcatt CGTCCACAAAATTTACTTCTCCTCCTGGGCATCTGCTTAGTCTTCCTGCTCCATGAAGCCAACGCTGGCAAGCTGAAGCTTCTTGCCTTCAAAGGTCCACATGGCGGTTTCGTCAAGGTGAAAGCGCGTACCCCAAAGCTGCTGGGCCTTAAGGCTGGTTTGATTGGCGGCGCTTTGGGTGCTGGACTTGGCGGTGGCATCAGCGGCGGATTCGGTGGAGGCGTGAATGTTGGCGGCGGCTTCGGTGGTTATGGCGGCCACAGCGGCGGCTACGAGCATCACGAGGAGCATCATGAGAGCCACtacagcagcggcggcagttATGGAGGCGGCAGCTATGGAGGCGGTGGATTCGGAGGCGGTGGATTCGGCGGTGGTGGCCTGTGGGGCAAATAA
- the LOC127565948 gene encoding keratin-associated protein 19-2: MQFYFACFILSCLAVACLSAPQFPGSGYGFAPFGGYGGGNYASSGASASAAASSSSGNYGYGFGNPGYGYGWPGAGYGGGFGGGYEAGYQQQSNQFQYNNYGNYGAGGGFRNPYFGYGK; encoded by the exons ATGCAG TTTTATTTCGCTTGCTTTATACTGAGCTGCCTCGCTGTGGCTTGCTTGAGTGCGCCTCAGTTCCCAGGCTCAGGATATGGCTTTGCGCCTTTTGGAGGATATGGAGGAGGCAACTACGCCTCGTCTGGAGCGAGTGCAAGTGCTGCAGCGAGCAGTAGCAGTGGCAACTATGGCTATGGCTTTGGCAATCCaggatatggatatggatgGCCAGGTGCAGGATATGGCGGAGGATTTGGAGGAGGCTACGAAGCGGGTTATCAGCAGCAGTCGaatcaatttcaatacaataattatggCAATTATGGAGCTGGAGGCGGCTTTAGAAATCCATACTTTGGCTATGGCAAATGA
- the LOC117574449 gene encoding keratin-associated protein 19-2, protein MKLNTGSLLLLLCVAFGEGHGFGGKKFGGGYGVGYPLPYPVAQPVPVPEPIVVPQPIPVPQPVPVPVAVPQPIPYVPFKHGWKGGLGGFGGFGGGYGGYGGYGGGYQSYSSYSSASAFGGGAYGGFGGLGGFGGFKRR, encoded by the exons ATGAAGCTAAACACG GGATCGCTGTTATTGCTACTTTGCGTAGCCTTTGGCGAAGGACATGGCTTTGGTGGCAAGAAGTTTGGAGGGGGCTACGGAGTGGGTTACCCATTGCCATATCCTGTGGCACAACCAGTTCCAGTGCCCGAGCCAATTGTTGTCCCACAACCAATTCCAGTGCCGCAACCTGTTCCAGTGCCAGTTGCAGTGCCTCAGCCTATACCCTACGTACCCTTCAAGCACGGCTGGAAGGGCGGATTGGGTGGCTTTGGTGGTTTTGGAGGTGGCTATGGAGGCTATGGCGGCTATGGTGGTGGCTATCAGAGCTATTCATCGTATAGCTCAGCCAGCGCATTTGGAGGCGGCGCTTATGGTGGTTTCGGAGGATTGGGTGGATTTGGCGGTTTCAAGCGGCGCTAA
- the LOC117575786 gene encoding splicing factor 1, translating into NLLQMLLLLMLLSTICCADLQQDEQEDLQPEHYDGRSFFFLGTLFRRWRDRWLAFHNPAPLYAGAAFPINGYYNCPPFGCNPAGIGPQPGYYPPYYGSSLQQQQQQQQQAQGNSNVYIYQTDQNSASSATGSMPPYGSAFLGPARQPTPLLPPSSSSPQAPPFPPLPPLPPRPIPLPPATLPPQVSASSSSSGAGGGSNFGFGAVPLPVPLPVAGCCALG; encoded by the coding sequence AATCTCTTGCAGatgcttttgctgttgatgctgctctCGACCATTTGCTGTGCGGACTTGCAACAGGATGAGCAGGAGGATCTGCAGCCGGAGCACTACGATGGACGTTCGTTCTTCTTTCTGGGCACTTTGTTTCGTCGCTGGCGAGATCGTTGGCTCGCTTTCCACAATCCTGCTCCGCTTTACGCTGGCGCCGCGTTTCCCATTAATGGTTATTACAATTGTCCGCCCTTTGGCTGCAATCCTGCTGGCATTGGACCTCAACCTGGTTACTATCCACCCTACTACGGATCatcactgcagcagcaacaacaacaacagcaacaggcgcAGGGCAACAGCAATGTGTACATCTATCAGACGGATCAGAATAGTGCGAGTTCAGCAACTGGCAGCATGCCGCCTTATGGCTCTGCTTTCCTTGGTCCAGCGCGACAGCCAACGCCTTTGCTGCCGCCTTCCTCCTCTTCACCACAGGCACCACCGTTTCCTCCTCTACCTCCACTTCCCCCGCGGCCCATTCCTTTGCCTCCGGCCACGTTGCCGCCTCAAGTaagcgccagcagcagcagcagcggcgccGGCGGTGGCAGCAACTTTGGCTTTGGAGCTGTTCCTCTGCCTGTTCCGCTTCCCGTAGCTGGCTGCTGTGCCCTGGGCTAA
- the LOC117575245 gene encoding uncharacterized protein LOC117575245 has protein sequence MQFVWLLLIGTLGYCVAASRVYNDYNSYYNRRLAAIANYNNNYNSQSSRLSRQSSNISSKSDKENAKFAGAQNQELDDLNSDEGDTKTLLLKKKLKKLYRPYAAAGAYGYGRPCIPFGRDASGAQKDAVEQGRFLFDLNVYNVYGGAGGCRGYGGYGGGLGGLGGLGGGLLSDPVAPVPVPVPVRPYAPFATWLSLFAPGILQNSLATTVPLADPLPLRPAAASVANDPQSDPAVDPNYNPTPVAVPVRRPVPNRVYYDSAGAPPVTPAQLVGGVATTVNGIIQQLTGQVQPVYQTGAYNVRNYRSSYG, from the exons AGTTCGtctggctgctgttgatcGGCACACTCGGTTATTGTGTCGCCGCGTCGCGTGTCTACAACGATTACAATTCCTATTACAATCGACGTCTGGCAGCCATcgccaactacaacaacaactacaactcgCAGAGCAGTCGCTTGAGTCGacaaagcagcaacatcagcagcaaatCGGACAAGGAGAATGCCAAGTTTGCGGGTGCGCAGAATCAGGAACTGGATGATCTCAACAGCGATGAGGGCGACACCAAGACGCTGCTGCTCAAGAAGAAGCTAAAGAAACTCTATCGACCTTATGCAGCAGCTGGAGCTTATGGCTATGGCAGACCTTGTATTCCCTTTGGCCGCGATGCCAGCGGCGCTCAGAAGGATGCCGTTGAGCAGGGACGATTTCTTTTCGACCTGAATGTGTACAACGTGTATGGCGGTGCAGGCGGCTGTCGTGGCTATGGTGGCTATGGTGGAGGATTAGGTGGCTTAGGTGGTTTAGGTGGCGGTCTTCTCTCTGATCCAGTTGCTCCTGTTCCCGTTCCCGTACCTGTGCGTCCCTATGCGCCATTTGCCACCTGGCTGTCGCTCTTTGCCCCGGGCATATTGCAGAACAGCCTAGCCACCACTGTGCCACTCGCTGATCCGCTGCCCTTGCGACCAGCTGCCGCTTCAGTTGCCAACGATCCACAGAGCGATCCTGCCGTTGATCCCAACTACAATCCAACTCCAGTTGCTGTCCCAGTGCGTCGTCCTGTGCCCAATCGAGTGTACTACGATTCAGCAGGCGCT CCACCAGTGACGCCAGCTCAGCTTGTGGGAGGCGTGGCCACGACAGTCAATGGCATCATTCAACAGCTCACGGGTCAAGTGCAGCCGGTCTATCAGACAGGCGCCTATAATGTCAGGAATTATCGCAGCAGCTATGGATAA
- the LOC117575680 gene encoding pupal cuticle protein Edg-91 translates to MARFCCLLVLLAVAGYGVAAPAPGKAQGRTFGLLGGGLGGGVGLSAGIGLNAGLYSGFGGGHGGGFGGGYYPGGGYGGYGRPGFGGGYYPGGGYGGGYGGGYGGYPGGGYGGGFYPGGGYNNFGGSYGGQYSQSQSQYSNNYYNGGYGGGGGFFGK, encoded by the exons ATGGCGCGCTTTTGTTGT ttgttggtgctgctcgCAGTAGCTGGCTATGGAGTCGCTGCACCTGCACCGGGCAAAGCCCAGGGACGCACATTTGGATTGCTTGGCGGTGGCTTAGGCGGAGGTGTTGGACTCAGCGCTGGCATTGGCTTGAATGCCGGTCTCTATAGTGGATTTGGAGGTGGTCATGGAGGTGGCTTCGGTGGTGGCTACTATCCAGGCGGTGGCTATGGAGGCTATGGCCGACCTGGCTTTGGCGGTGGTTACTATCCAGGAGGAGGCTATGGCGGAGGCTACGGCGGTGGCTATGGAGGTTATCCAGGTGGCGGCTATGGCGGCGGTTTCTATCCCGGCGGTGGCTACAACAACTTCGGTGGCTCCTATGGTGGTCAGTACAGtcaatcgcagtcgcagtaCTCCAACAACTATTACAATGGCGGCtatggcggtggcggtggcttCTTTGGCAAATAA
- the LOC117575052 gene encoding uncharacterized protein LOC117575052, translating into MKISCAFLMLCLFGSSYAQYQYPGAGAASTGAAQGASPSSASPAAPVDNRIIGLNGLLGGGGGGGGGGPFGGLFSNLLGGFLGGGNNARPSFGQQGYPAPLPSYGGGYPGYGGVGFPGYGGALGNGYAGNYPGGYGGGYVPGYGNYYG; encoded by the exons ATGAAGATTAGCTGTGCT TTCTTAATGCTTTGCCTCTTTGGCAGCAGCTATGCTCAATATCAATATCCAGGCGCAGGAGCTGCCTCCACAGGAGCTGCTCAAGGAGCCAGTCCCTCGTCAGCTTCCCCTGCTGCTCCCGTGGATAATCGCATAATTGGTCTTAATGGCCTGCTtggcggaggaggaggtggtGGAGGCGGCGGACCATTTGGTGGTCTATTTAGCAATCTCCTCGGTGGCTTCTTAGGTGGTGGCAACAACGCACGCCCTTCGTTTGGTCAACAAGGTTATCCCGCTCCCTTGCCTTCCTATGGTGGTGGTTATCCCGGCTATGGAGGAGTTGGTTTCCCTGGCTATGGAGGAGCTCTCGGCAACGGTTATGCTGGCAACTATCCCGGCGGCTACGGTGGTGGCTACGTTCCCGGCTATGGCAACTATTATGGCTAA